Proteins encoded together in one Fimbriiglobus ruber window:
- a CDS encoding PVC-type heme-binding CxxCH protein: MMRHTLPVLLGLLAFAPASAWGQGFSPEDAVRRMKLPDGFTARAVATEPMIRQPLSISFDERGRMWVLQYLQYPNPAGLKPVKQDQYLRTVWDRIPEPPPRGPKGADRITICYDPDEHGVYHKSKDFVSGLNLATGFCIGGGGVYVVQPPYLLFYPDKDHDDVPDGDPEVVASGFGMEDTHSYANSLQWGPDGWLYGAHGSTVSAKIKNPARPNDPPLEFQQGVWRYHPKTKEFELFSEGGGNTYGLDFDKNGQVIAGTNYGGFAMLHQVQGAYYVKGFSKHGPLHNPHTYGYFEHVPYKDFKGGHVTCGGVVYQADAYPEQYRDQYIAGNLLSNAIYWHKLEPNGSTFTARHGGDLLVANDTWFRPVDCFLGPDGSVHVADWYDKRAAHLDPIDTWDKTNGRIYKIEYQGTKQPAPFDLRKLTSRELVDLLKHPNKWWRTEARRLLAERQDAATYPDLKSLIENDKGVIALEAIWALYVSGGWTDDYALAHLPDHPNPHARAWFVRLLGDHQAADVSTQIAARLGRMAAEDKSPVVLAQLACTTKRLPTAAAREILTPLLRRADVDADPFVPLLVWWALESKIDSDPAIVSDLVWSADHRDAVLKQLERYVRRTLSDNRPGSEAAFWRLVGTMKEAGVKPAWAALLRGTEAAMDAGTGVSPQELAKLLAWLRSEGAVDSDAALRVLARLGDDIALKEVRARILDEKRPEADRLKWTAVVTRAKGDEFPSLFVDLLAAARTDTMRAGLLTAVAAGNHPKAVDTLFQLYPSWSPAMKSKAVGVLLSRPTWAQALLAAIDAGKFPKTAVSYDQLKTGAGLTEPAVAKLVEKHYGKIGPATPGEKQARISWLGVILGREGPGDAARGKAVFTKNCATCHTLFGEGGKVGPDLTTADRKNRGYMLTQIIDPSGYIRPEFVTYKVDTVDGRALTGIVAETASGAVTLLNVVDNKPVKTVVAQTDIDKMAASPVSLMPEKLLDTMTDAEIRDLFAFLTADVTKTSAPQPAAKPAAGANAAGGKKLKLCLVSGSLEYKSDETLAAFQTYLEANYPVECVRAFRKTDTDLPGLDQLETCDAAIFFTRRLTIDGEQLERVKKYAASGKPVIGIRTASHGFQKWLEMDALVYGGNYKNHYGQNLMCEVKLAETGKDHPVLKGVKPFTTSGGLYKNTGVAKDVTVLLTGTIPEHAEPVAWVREREVNGVKQRVFYTSLGHPDDFKNPNFTRLLVNGLAWATKSEWPAANH; this comes from the coding sequence ATGATGCGTCACACACTTCCCGTTCTGCTCGGACTGCTCGCGTTCGCTCCGGCCTCCGCGTGGGGTCAAGGCTTCTCGCCGGAGGACGCCGTCCGGCGGATGAAGCTTCCGGACGGATTCACCGCCCGGGCCGTCGCCACCGAGCCGATGATCCGGCAGCCGCTCAGCATCAGCTTCGACGAGCGCGGGCGAATGTGGGTGCTGCAATACCTGCAATACCCGAACCCGGCCGGCCTCAAGCCGGTCAAGCAGGACCAGTACCTACGAACGGTTTGGGACCGGATTCCCGAGCCGCCGCCGCGCGGGCCAAAGGGTGCCGACCGGATCACCATTTGCTATGACCCGGACGAACACGGCGTCTACCACAAGAGCAAGGACTTCGTGAGTGGATTGAACCTCGCCACCGGCTTCTGTATCGGCGGCGGTGGCGTGTACGTGGTCCAACCGCCCTACCTCCTCTTCTATCCGGACAAAGACCACGACGACGTGCCGGACGGCGATCCGGAAGTGGTCGCCAGTGGCTTCGGCATGGAAGATACACACTCCTACGCGAACTCGCTCCAGTGGGGGCCGGACGGCTGGCTCTACGGGGCTCACGGCAGCACCGTCTCCGCGAAGATCAAGAACCCCGCCCGGCCGAACGACCCGCCGCTCGAATTCCAACAAGGCGTCTGGCGGTATCACCCAAAGACCAAGGAATTCGAACTCTTCTCCGAGGGCGGCGGCAACACCTACGGCCTCGATTTCGACAAGAACGGGCAGGTGATCGCCGGGACCAACTACGGCGGCTTCGCCATGCTCCATCAGGTTCAAGGCGCCTACTACGTCAAGGGCTTCAGCAAACACGGCCCCCTGCACAACCCGCACACTTACGGGTACTTCGAACACGTCCCGTACAAAGATTTCAAGGGCGGCCACGTCACCTGCGGCGGCGTCGTCTACCAGGCGGACGCCTACCCCGAGCAGTACCGCGACCAGTACATCGCCGGGAACTTGCTCTCGAACGCGATCTACTGGCACAAGCTCGAACCCAACGGCTCGACCTTCACCGCCCGGCACGGCGGCGACCTGCTCGTCGCCAACGACACGTGGTTCCGCCCCGTCGACTGTTTCCTGGGACCGGACGGTTCGGTCCACGTGGCCGACTGGTACGACAAGCGGGCCGCCCACCTCGACCCGATCGACACCTGGGACAAGACCAACGGCCGCATTTACAAGATCGAATACCAGGGGACGAAACAGCCTGCCCCGTTCGACCTGCGGAAGCTGACGAGCCGCGAACTAGTTGACCTGCTCAAGCACCCTAACAAGTGGTGGCGGACGGAAGCCCGGCGGTTGCTCGCCGAGCGGCAGGACGCGGCCACTTACCCGGACCTCAAGAGCCTCATCGAAAACGATAAGGGCGTGATAGCCCTGGAAGCGATCTGGGCGCTGTACGTCTCCGGTGGCTGGACCGACGATTATGCACTGGCCCACCTGCCCGACCACCCGAATCCGCACGCCCGCGCGTGGTTCGTGCGCCTGCTGGGCGACCACCAGGCGGCCGACGTGAGTACGCAAATCGCCGCCCGGCTGGGCCGTATGGCGGCCGAGGACAAGAGCCCGGTCGTCCTCGCGCAACTCGCGTGTACCACGAAGCGGCTCCCGACCGCGGCCGCCCGCGAGATCCTGACGCCGCTACTCCGCCGGGCCGACGTGGACGCCGACCCGTTCGTCCCGCTCCTGGTCTGGTGGGCGCTGGAATCGAAGATCGATTCGGACCCAGCGATCGTCAGCGACCTCGTCTGGTCGGCCGACCACCGGGACGCCGTGTTGAAGCAACTGGAGCGTTACGTCCGCCGGACATTGTCCGATAACCGGCCCGGGTCCGAGGCGGCCTTCTGGCGGCTCGTCGGCACCATGAAAGAAGCGGGCGTCAAACCGGCATGGGCCGCTCTGCTACGGGGCACGGAAGCCGCGATGGACGCTGGGACGGGCGTTTCACCGCAAGAGTTGGCGAAGTTACTGGCCTGGCTGCGGTCCGAAGGCGCGGTAGACAGCGACGCGGCCCTCCGCGTCCTTGCCCGGCTGGGCGACGACATCGCACTCAAGGAAGTCCGCGCCCGCATTCTCGACGAGAAACGGCCGGAAGCCGATCGGCTGAAGTGGACAGCCGTCGTGACCCGGGCGAAGGGCGACGAATTCCCCAGCCTGTTCGTGGACCTGCTCGCGGCGGCCAGGACGGATACCATGCGAGCCGGGTTGCTCACCGCGGTCGCCGCCGGGAACCACCCGAAGGCCGTCGACACATTGTTTCAACTCTACCCGTCGTGGTCGCCGGCGATGAAGTCCAAGGCCGTCGGCGTGTTGCTCTCCCGACCCACTTGGGCGCAGGCTCTGCTCGCGGCGATTGACGCGGGTAAGTTCCCCAAGACCGCTGTGTCTTACGATCAACTCAAGACCGGGGCCGGGCTGACGGAACCGGCCGTCGCCAAGCTGGTCGAGAAGCATTACGGCAAGATCGGCCCCGCGACGCCCGGGGAAAAACAGGCGCGGATCTCGTGGCTCGGCGTCATCCTCGGGCGGGAGGGGCCGGGTGACGCGGCTCGGGGGAAGGCCGTCTTCACCAAGAATTGCGCGACGTGCCATACGTTGTTCGGCGAGGGTGGCAAGGTCGGCCCGGACCTGACCACGGCCGACCGCAAGAACCGCGGCTATATGCTCACCCAGATCATCGACCCGTCCGGCTACATCCGGCCCGAATTCGTGACGTACAAGGTCGACACGGTCGACGGCCGCGCCCTCACTGGCATCGTGGCCGAGACGGCTAGCGGCGCGGTGACGCTCCTGAACGTAGTCGACAACAAGCCGGTGAAAACGGTGGTGGCCCAGACGGACATCGACAAGATGGCGGCGTCGCCAGTGTCACTAATGCCGGAAAAGCTGCTCGACACAATGACCGACGCCGAGATCCGCGACCTCTTCGCCTTTCTGACGGCCGACGTGACGAAGACCTCGGCCCCGCAGCCCGCAGCCAAACCGGCCGCCGGCGCCAACGCCGCGGGCGGCAAGAAGTTGAAACTGTGCCTGGTCTCCGGGTCGCTCGAATACAAGTCGGACGAGACGCTGGCCGCTTTCCAGACGTATCTCGAAGCGAACTACCCGGTCGAGTGCGTCCGCGCGTTTCGCAAGACGGACACCGACCTCCCCGGGCTCGACCAGTTGGAGACCTGCGACGCGGCGATCTTCTTTACCCGCCGACTGACGATCGACGGCGAGCAACTGGAGCGGGTGAAGAAATACGCCGCATCGGGCAAGCCGGTGATCGGCATCCGTACCGCGAGCCACGGGTTCCAAAAATGGCTGGAAATGGACGCCCTGGTCTACGGCGGTAACTACAAAAACCACTACGGCCAGAACCTGATGTGTGAAGTAAAGCTGGCCGAGACGGGTAAGGACCACCCGGTCTTGAAGGGCGTCAAACCATTTACAACATCGGGCGGCCTTTACAAAAACACGGGCGTCGCGAAGGATGTCACTGTGTTGCTCACCGGGACGATTCCCGAACACGCGGAGCCGGTCGCCTGGGTCCGCGAACGGGAAGTCAACGGGGTCAAGCAGCGGGTCTTCTACACGTCGCTCGGCCACCCGGACGACTTCAAGAACCCGAACTTCACCCGGCTCCTGGTGAACGGCCTCGCCTGGGCGACGAAGTCCGAGTGGCCCGCCGCAAACCATTAA
- a CDS encoding TIGR03067 domain-containing protein encodes MKLHGLFVGTVGLLLVSANAPADDAAKDLEKLRGTWLLVSAERDGKKLPEDEVKKTKISFEKDAFVFPDAKEIGTSHKGIIKVYPDKTPKWMDSTDTTETGKDSLSLGLYALDGDDYKVCFAPPGKPRPTTFSSKPGSGHILQVWKRAKE; translated from the coding sequence ATGAAACTGCACGGATTATTCGTCGGGACCGTCGGCCTGCTGCTGGTCTCCGCGAACGCCCCGGCGGATGACGCCGCGAAGGATCTGGAGAAGCTTCGGGGAACCTGGCTTTTGGTTTCCGCGGAGCGCGACGGAAAGAAATTGCCCGAGGACGAGGTGAAGAAGACCAAAATCTCCTTCGAGAAAGATGCGTTCGTGTTCCCCGACGCGAAGGAGATCGGCACGAGTCACAAGGGCATCATCAAGGTTTACCCGGACAAAACGCCCAAGTGGATGGACTCCACGGACACGACCGAGACGGGCAAAGACAGCCTCTCCCTGGGCCTCTACGCTCTCGACGGCGACGATTACAAAGTTTGCTTCGCGCCGCCGGGCAAACCCCGGCCGACGACATTCTCGTCGAAGCCCGGTAGCGGCCACATTCTTCAGGTCTGGAAGCGGGCCAAAGAATAA
- a CDS encoding isochorismatase family protein, with protein sequence MKRICMLFPALLLVALIGCADVARKPDEGCFRDDSGPVPNRPKVPGTLRLAGRSRVETAPGSKQFKPVEKTLEWKAAETAVIVCDMWDDHYCKSAAQRVGAMVPRMNEVLTAARGHGVQIVHAPSDTIYIYADTPYRKRVLEAKPAKPPVPILGLCDCDLGKEPSLPVDVSKCACDDPIVGSYVRRYSRQHAGLDITGYDAVSDSGQELYNFFTQEGVKNVAIMGVHTNMCVLARSFGIRQLVRLGFNVVLVRDLTDAMYDPRQPPYVSHARGTELVVEHIESYWCPSILGKDLTTAQP encoded by the coding sequence GTGAAGCGCATTTGCATGTTATTTCCCGCCCTGCTTCTCGTCGCGTTGATCGGCTGCGCGGATGTCGCACGGAAGCCCGACGAGGGGTGCTTCCGGGACGACTCCGGGCCCGTACCGAACCGCCCCAAGGTGCCGGGAACACTCCGCCTGGCCGGTCGTTCGCGGGTCGAGACGGCCCCCGGCAGCAAGCAATTCAAGCCGGTCGAGAAGACGCTGGAGTGGAAGGCGGCCGAGACGGCGGTGATCGTGTGCGACATGTGGGACGATCACTACTGCAAGAGTGCCGCCCAGCGCGTCGGGGCGATGGTGCCGCGGATGAACGAGGTGCTGACCGCGGCCCGCGGGCACGGCGTTCAGATCGTCCACGCGCCGAGCGACACGATCTACATTTACGCCGACACGCCGTACCGCAAGCGGGTGTTGGAAGCGAAACCCGCGAAGCCGCCGGTGCCGATCCTCGGCTTGTGCGATTGCGATCTGGGCAAGGAGCCGTCCCTCCCGGTCGACGTCTCGAAGTGCGCGTGCGACGACCCGATCGTCGGCTCGTACGTCCGCCGGTACAGCCGGCAGCACGCGGGGTTGGACATCACCGGGTACGACGCGGTTAGCGACAGCGGGCAGGAGCTGTACAACTTCTTCACACAGGAAGGCGTGAAGAACGTGGCGATCATGGGCGTACATACCAACATGTGCGTCCTGGCCCGGTCGTTCGGCATTCGCCAACTGGTTCGCCTGGGGTTCAACGTGGTACTGGTCCGCGACCTGACGGACGCGATGTACGACCCGCGGCAGCCGCCTTACGTGTCTCACGCCCGCGGCACCGAGCTCGTGGTCGAGCACATCGAATCGTACTGGTGCCCCTCGATTCTCGGCAAAGACCTGACGACCGCGCAGCCGTGA
- a CDS encoding RidA family protein has protein sequence MGDREKKLEAAGYPLDRGPKEGPVIDLVSVLGDTLYASGQVPYDAGVLTSKGKVPSQVSVEDATKAAALCAANILRAIVLKLGSLDKIERVVRVTGYVNTDPDFTDCHLVINGATNLLKEVFGPELGKHARTALGMGQLPLGTSVEVEAIFQLKK, from the coding sequence ATGGGCGATCGCGAAAAGAAACTCGAAGCCGCCGGCTATCCACTCGACCGCGGACCGAAGGAGGGTCCGGTGATCGATCTGGTATCGGTCCTCGGCGATACCCTCTACGCATCCGGCCAGGTGCCCTACGACGCCGGGGTGCTGACCAGCAAGGGCAAGGTGCCGTCGCAAGTGTCCGTCGAAGACGCGACGAAAGCGGCGGCCCTCTGTGCGGCCAACATCCTGCGGGCGATCGTCCTGAAGCTCGGTTCCCTCGACAAGATCGAGCGGGTCGTCCGCGTCACGGGATACGTAAACACGGACCCCGATTTCACCGACTGCCACCTCGTTATTAACGGGGCGACGAACCTGCTCAAAGAAGTGTTCGGCCCAGAACTCGGGAAGCACGCCCGGACGGCACTCGGCATGGGTCAGCTTCCGCTCGGAACGAGCGTGGAAGTGGAAGCGATCTTCCAGCTCAAGAAATAA
- a CDS encoding DUF4159 domain-containing protein, translating to MFRSIIALALPVGLGGLLFALSPTVVSAAGPPVNEEREQVDRVNKAISRGVQYLRASYNKNTQWDQTWLNMLADMDGGVTALATLALLNSGAKPTDPEVAEALKYLRRQPLKKTYVVALSTMAYAEARDPIDKPRVAENAKWLIQTAIRGDKGKITGWSYPFGPGGRPDGSNTQYALLGLYAAKQYGAENIDDETWRQIRQLYVDTQVKIGADSGYWRYVTSGEMSEPRFTMTVAGVCGLIIAGMGLNESQQQLNPLTGVAAKCGLYGTTEPVDRGMNWIGQHFSYGKGRAGESDFYNIYGIERVGRLSGQRFLGKTDWYRDGCKILVDKQLDDGSWGSSRGGGGVDSGVIATSFALLFLSKGRSPVLISKLAYGDFLMSADDRVLTERGDDPGVVGWNRKHSDARHLTEFASKQLFNGLPLSWQVYDPRRREYKKDEDILAEVGVLVQSPIVYFNGHKRPVLKGQHKEILKKYVEEGGFILAEACCGSEEFAAGFRDLMRDLFPDTPLRTMPPEHAIWTSFFAVPPTEFRKLECMDRGCRTVVVFSPEPLAGYWEETKYMPVKGKPDTNRGETAFRLGANVIAYATGMEPPQQRLTMRKILDPNKIDRSPPKGYVKPAQLIIPGESPPAPNAMRTLMAHLQSAARMDVVLDKEALDARSEDLFKYKFVYMHGRKRFTFSDDEIANLKAHVLSGGLLFADACCGKPEFDEAFRAMVGKMFPDQKLRLIESNDELYSDKLNGTAITTVKRREKTDGAGADGGFKELPPYLEGIMVDGRWAIIYSKYDIGCSLEGHRSTDCLGHTRESALKLATAAMLYALKR from the coding sequence ATGTTTCGTTCGATCATTGCCCTTGCCTTGCCCGTCGGGTTGGGCGGGCTACTGTTCGCGCTCTCCCCGACCGTAGTGTCGGCCGCTGGTCCTCCGGTCAACGAAGAGCGAGAACAAGTCGACCGGGTGAATAAGGCGATCAGCCGTGGGGTTCAGTACCTCCGGGCGAGTTACAACAAAAACACGCAGTGGGACCAGACCTGGCTGAACATGCTCGCCGACATGGACGGCGGCGTGACGGCCCTCGCCACGCTCGCCCTCCTGAACAGCGGGGCGAAGCCGACCGACCCCGAAGTGGCCGAAGCGCTGAAATACCTCCGCCGGCAGCCCCTGAAGAAAACCTACGTCGTCGCCCTGAGCACGATGGCGTATGCCGAGGCTCGCGACCCGATTGATAAGCCGCGGGTCGCCGAGAACGCCAAGTGGCTGATCCAGACCGCGATCCGGGGAGACAAAGGAAAAATCACCGGCTGGAGCTACCCCTTCGGTCCGGGCGGGCGGCCGGACGGCTCGAACACGCAGTACGCCCTCCTCGGTCTCTACGCGGCCAAGCAATACGGCGCGGAAAACATCGACGACGAAACCTGGCGGCAGATCCGCCAACTCTACGTCGACACCCAAGTCAAAATCGGGGCGGACAGCGGGTACTGGCGGTACGTGACGAGTGGCGAAATGTCCGAGCCGCGGTTCACCATGACCGTGGCCGGCGTCTGCGGGCTCATCATCGCCGGGATGGGCTTGAACGAAAGCCAGCAGCAACTTAACCCGCTCACGGGCGTCGCGGCCAAATGCGGACTTTACGGCACGACCGAGCCGGTCGACCGCGGGATGAACTGGATCGGCCAGCATTTCTCGTACGGCAAGGGCCGGGCGGGCGAGTCCGACTTTTACAACATTTACGGCATCGAGCGCGTTGGCCGCCTGTCCGGCCAGCGGTTTCTCGGCAAAACCGACTGGTATCGGGACGGGTGCAAAATCCTCGTCGACAAGCAACTGGACGACGGGTCGTGGGGCAGTAGTCGGGGCGGGGGCGGCGTCGATTCGGGCGTGATCGCGACCAGTTTCGCGCTCCTGTTCCTCTCGAAGGGTCGCAGCCCGGTCCTCATCAGCAAGCTCGCCTACGGGGACTTCTTGATGAGCGCGGACGACCGCGTGCTGACGGAGCGCGGGGACGACCCGGGCGTGGTCGGGTGGAACCGCAAGCACAGCGACGCCCGCCACCTGACCGAGTTCGCGAGCAAGCAACTGTTCAACGGCCTCCCGCTCAGCTGGCAGGTCTACGACCCGCGCCGCCGGGAGTACAAGAAGGACGAAGACATCCTCGCCGAAGTGGGCGTTCTGGTGCAGTCCCCGATCGTCTACTTCAACGGCCACAAGCGGCCGGTGCTGAAAGGGCAACACAAGGAGATTTTGAAGAAGTACGTCGAGGAAGGCGGCTTCATCCTGGCAGAAGCGTGCTGCGGGTCGGAGGAGTTCGCGGCCGGGTTCCGCGACCTGATGCGCGACCTGTTCCCGGACACGCCGCTCCGCACAATGCCGCCGGAGCACGCGATCTGGACATCCTTCTTCGCCGTCCCGCCGACCGAATTCCGCAAACTCGAATGCATGGACCGCGGCTGTCGGACCGTCGTCGTCTTCAGCCCCGAGCCGCTGGCCGGGTATTGGGAGGAAACGAAATACATGCCCGTGAAGGGCAAGCCGGACACCAACCGCGGCGAGACGGCCTTCCGCCTCGGGGCGAACGTCATCGCGTACGCGACGGGGATGGAGCCGCCGCAGCAACGGCTCACGATGCGGAAAATCCTCGACCCCAACAAGATCGACCGCAGCCCGCCGAAGGGCTACGTCAAGCCGGCCCAACTGATCATCCCCGGCGAATCCCCGCCGGCTCCGAATGCGATGCGGACCCTGATGGCCCACCTCCAGTCGGCCGCCCGAATGGACGTGGTCCTCGATAAAGAGGCTCTCGACGCCCGTTCGGAAGATTTGTTCAAGTACAAGTTCGTCTACATGCACGGCCGCAAACGGTTCACATTTTCGGACGACGAAATCGCCAACCTCAAGGCCCACGTATTGTCCGGCGGCTTACTGTTCGCCGACGCCTGTTGCGGGAAGCCGGAGTTCGACGAGGCGTTCCGGGCGATGGTCGGGAAGATGTTCCCAGACCAGAAGCTGCGGCTGATCGAGTCGAACGACGAACTCTACTCCGACAAGCTGAACGGTACCGCGATCACGACCGTGAAGCGGCGGGAGAAAACGGACGGAGCCGGCGCGGACGGCGGCTTCAAGGAGCTGCCGCCGTACCTCGAAGGGATCATGGTCGACGGCCGCTGGGCGATCATTTACAGCAAATACGACATCGGCTGTTCGCTCGAAGGGCACCGCTCGACGGACTGCCTGGGCCACACCCGCGAGAGCGCGCTCAAGCTCGCGACGGCCGCCATGTTGTACGCCCTGAAGCGATAA
- a CDS encoding IS5 family transposase, producing the protein MDATVRKPYPTDLTDLQWEIIQVVLPAARPGGRPRSVDLREVLNAIVYVNRSGCQWSMLPHDFPAKSTVYEYFAQWRDDGTWQELLDVLREGYREVHAPSHERTPSAASIDSQSVKGTEHAGGNGYDAGKKIQGRKRSIVVDTLGLLMVVAVTAGHVDDAAAAPTVLEGLDRDAYPRLKVVWADGKYHNHALNGWKDGHPELGWELVIVRRPDGVKGFTLLPKRWVVERTFGWLGRARRLSRNYERLNSSSESMIRVRSIQLILNRMDPQERYPPFKYRVASK; encoded by the coding sequence ATGGATGCGACCGTTCGCAAACCGTATCCGACCGATTTGACCGACCTCCAATGGGAGATCATCCAGGTCGTCCTGCCGGCCGCCCGACCCGGAGGACGCCCCCGGTCGGTGGACCTCCGGGAGGTGCTGAACGCGATCGTGTACGTGAACCGGTCGGGGTGTCAGTGGTCGATGCTCCCGCACGACTTCCCGGCCAAGAGTACGGTGTACGAATACTTCGCCCAGTGGCGGGACGATGGCACCTGGCAAGAACTCCTGGATGTCCTCCGGGAGGGGTATCGGGAAGTCCACGCCCCGAGTCACGAGCGGACCCCGAGTGCCGCGAGCATCGACAGCCAGTCGGTCAAAGGGACCGAACACGCGGGCGGGAACGGGTACGATGCGGGCAAGAAAATCCAGGGCCGGAAGCGGTCGATCGTGGTCGATACGCTGGGCCTGCTGATGGTCGTGGCGGTGACCGCCGGGCACGTCGACGACGCGGCCGCGGCCCCGACCGTACTCGAAGGGTTGGACCGTGACGCGTACCCGCGATTGAAGGTCGTGTGGGCCGACGGGAAGTACCACAACCATGCCCTGAACGGGTGGAAAGACGGCCACCCGGAACTCGGATGGGAACTCGTCATCGTCCGCCGACCGGACGGGGTAAAGGGGTTCACCCTGTTACCCAAGCGGTGGGTCGTCGAGCGGACGTTCGGGTGGCTCGGGCGGGCCCGGCGGTTAAGTCGTAATTATGAGCGACTGAATAGTTCCAGCGAATCCATGATTCGTGTGCGGTCAATCCAGCTGATCCTCAATCGCATGGATCCACAAGAGCGTTATCCCCCGTTTAAATATAGAGTTGCATCAAAATAG
- a CDS encoding dienelactone hydrolase family protein, with amino-acid sequence MNRLLPAAFSLLLLLPLVAPAQAPDGKPLPPTEAKQAFLKLLDRPKVPLDAKVESSTEKNGLVTETLSFASEKKADGTIERVPVLVVRPTGSEARPVVIALHGTGGNKEGMKSWLEEFAKRGLVAVAIDARYHGARSGGAKGAAAYVDAVTKAWHTPAGQPMEHPFYYDTVWDLWRTLDYLETRPDVDKERIAMMGISMGGIETWLAASVDDRVKVAAPLIGVQCFRWSLEHEQWQGRARTINGTHLAAAKDLGEPAVNAKVCRALWTKIIPGILGDFDCPNLLPLFAGRPLYIGNGELDPNCPIEGAKIAFASARAAFAKAGATDKLVINVAEKVPHQVTPQQHKEVVEFCVKWLGKK; translated from the coding sequence ATGAATCGACTCCTTCCCGCCGCTTTCTCGCTTCTGCTCCTCCTCCCACTCGTCGCCCCAGCCCAGGCGCCCGACGGCAAACCACTGCCACCGACCGAGGCGAAGCAGGCCTTCCTGAAGTTGCTCGACCGGCCCAAGGTGCCGCTCGACGCGAAAGTGGAATCGTCCACCGAGAAGAATGGCCTCGTCACCGAAACCCTGTCGTTCGCCAGCGAAAAGAAAGCCGACGGAACGATCGAACGGGTGCCGGTCCTGGTCGTCCGGCCGACGGGCTCCGAGGCGCGGCCGGTCGTGATCGCGCTGCACGGGACCGGCGGCAACAAGGAGGGGATGAAGTCGTGGCTCGAAGAGTTCGCCAAGCGCGGGCTCGTCGCCGTAGCCATTGACGCGCGGTATCACGGGGCCCGGTCCGGCGGCGCCAAGGGTGCGGCCGCATACGTCGATGCGGTCACGAAGGCGTGGCACACGCCCGCCGGCCAGCCGATGGAACACCCGTTCTACTACGACACCGTCTGGGATCTCTGGCGGACGCTCGACTACCTAGAAACCCGCCCGGACGTGGACAAGGAGCGGATCGCGATGATGGGCATTAGCATGGGCGGGATCGAAACGTGGCTGGCCGCGTCGGTGGACGACCGGGTGAAGGTGGCGGCTCCGCTAATCGGCGTCCAGTGCTTCCGGTGGAGCCTGGAACACGAACAATGGCAGGGCCGTGCGCGGACGATCAACGGAACCCACCTGGCGGCAGCCAAGGATCTGGGCGAACCGGCCGTGAACGCCAAGGTCTGCCGGGCACTCTGGACCAAGATCATCCCCGGCATCCTGGGCGACTTCGACTGCCCGAACCTGCTGCCGCTCTTCGCCGGCCGCCCGCTCTACATCGGTAACGGCGAACTTGATCCGAACTGCCCGATCGAGGGGGCAAAGATCGCCTTCGCGTCCGCTCGCGCGGCGTTCGCGAAGGCCGGGGCCACGGACAAACTCGTGATCAACGTCGCGGAAAAAGTCCCCCACCAGGTCACGCCCCAGCAGCACAAAGAGGTAGTCGAGTTCTGCGTGAAGTGGCTGGGCAAGAAGTGA